The Benincasa hispida cultivar B227 chromosome 9, ASM972705v1, whole genome shotgun sequence genome has a segment encoding these proteins:
- the LOC120084895 gene encoding poly [ADP-ribose] polymerase 2 isoform X1 has translation MANKLKVDELRTQLSQRGLDTSGTKPVLVRRLESAIREEENLLNGKDAVAVDGKKRGRDSEDAGNLNGSDLIRDVEKLREMKVQQLRDEAVRRGIASTGSKKELLKRICDDCENDKEEEAEDETDACKDGNVGKKEKIVTATKKGSAVLDQWLPDQIKTQYHVLQVGDEIYDAMLNQTNVGNNNNKFYVIQALESDGGGTYMVYTRWGRVGVKGQDNIQGPYTSLKSAIWEFEQKFFAKTKNNWSNRKEFICHPKSYTWLEMDYSENEKELSVSEKRGSTSEIQPRETQLDPCIAKFLSLICNISMMKQHMMEIGYNAEKLPLGKLSKSTVLKGYEVLKRIADVIGLSNRNLLEQLSGEFYTVIPHDFGFKKMREFVIDTPQKLKSKLEMVEALGEIELATKLLEDVNTMEEDPLYSHYQRLQCELLPVDVVSDEFSMVSKYAQNTHAKTHSNYTVEIVQIFRVSRKGEDDRFKKFSNTKNRKLLWHGSRLTNWTGILSQGLRIAPPEAPVTGYMFGKGVYFADMFSKSANYCYASKAANTGVLLLCEVALGDMVELLDANYNADKLPKGKLSTKGVGQTEPNHSEAVMLDDGVVVPLGKPKQNQRGKGALLYNEYIVYNVDQIKMRYLLQVNFHFKY, from the exons ATGGCGAACAAGCTCAAAGTGGATGAACTTCGGACTCAACTCTCTCAACGTGGTCTTGATACTTCCGGAACTAAGCCTGTTCTG GTTCGTCGCCTGGAATCCGCCATTCGTGAAGAGGAAAATTTGTTGAATGGTAAAGATGCTGTTGCAGTTGATGGGAAAAAGAGGGGGAGAGACTCGGAAGATGCTGGAAATTTGAATGGAAGTGACTTAATTAGAGATGTCGAGAAGTTACGAGAAATGAAAGTACAGCAACTGCGAGATGAGGCGGTTCGTCGTGGCATTGCTTCTACTGGTTCAAAGAAGGAGTTGCTGAAGAGGATTTGTGATGATTGTGAGAATGATAAAGAGGAAGAAGCGGAAGATGAAACTGACG CATGCAAGGATGGGAATGTTGGCAAGAAGGAGAAAATTGTTACGGCGACCAAAAAGGGTTCAGCAGTGCTGGATCAGTGGCTTCCTGATCAAATCAAGACACAGTACCATGTTCTGCAAGTG GGTGATGAAATCTACGATGCCATGTTGAATCAGACTAATGTAGGAAACAACAATAACAAGTTTTATGTGATTCAAGCACTTG AATCTGATGGTGGTGGTACTTACATGGTTTATACCAGGTGGGGAAGAGTTGGTGTGAAGGGACAAGACAATATACAAGGTCCTTACACATCACTTAAAAGTGCAATATGGGAGTTTGAACAAAAATTCTTTGCTAAAACCAAGAATAATTGGTCTAACAGAAAAGAGTTTATTTGTCACCCAAAGAGTTATACCTGGTTGGAGATGGACTACagtgaaaatgaaaaagaattatCA GTCAGTGAGAAACGTGGATCTACCTCAGAGATTCAACCTCGTGAAACTCAACTTGATCCATGCATTGCAAagtttctctctctcatttGCAACATTAGTATGATGAAGCAACATATGATGGAAATAG GGTACAATGCTGAAAAGTTGCCCCTTGGAAAGCTGAGCAAATCTACAGTTTTAAAG GGTTATGAGGTCTTGAAGAGGATTGCTGATGTGATTGGTCTGTCAAACAGGAATCTACTTGAGCAACTAAGTGG GGAATTTTACACTGTAATTCCGCATGACTTTGGATTTAAGAAGATGC GTGAATTTGTAATTGACACTCCTCAAAAATTGAAAAGCAAGTTGGAAATG GTTGAGGCATTGGGTGAAATTGAGCTAGCTACAAAATTGTTGGAGGATGTTAATACTATGGAG GAAGACCCTTTGTATTCTCATTACCAACGCCTTCAGTGTGAACTGTTACCAGTTGACGTTGTTTCTGATGAATTCTCTATG GTTTCCAAGTATGCACAGAATACACATGCAAAAACACATTCAAATTATACCGTTGAGATTGTTCAAATATTTAGGGTATCAAGAAAAGGAGAAGATGACCGTTTCAAGAAG TTTTCTAATACAAAGAACAGGAAGCTCTTATGGCATGGTTCTCGGCTTACAAATTGGACTGGCATTCTGTCCCAAG GTTTACGTATAGCTCCACCTGAAGCACCTGTAACAGGATATATGTTTGGGAAGGGGGTCTACTTTGCTGACATGTTCTCAAAAAGTGCAAATTATTGTTATGCATCTAAAGCCGCCAACACTGGCGTTCTGCTTTTATGTGAG GTTGCGCTCGGTGACATGGTTGAACTTTTAGATGCAAACTACAATGCTGACAAGTTGCCCAAGGGCAAGCTGAG CACAAAAGGAGTTGGACAAACAGAACCGAACCACTCCGAAGCTGTGATGCTTGACGATGGCGTGGTCGTTCCCTTGggaaaaccaaaacaaaatcaGCGTGGTAAG GGTGCCTTGTTGTATAATGAGTATATAGTATATAATGTGGATCAAATTAAGATGCGCTATCTTCTTCAAGTGAATTTCCATTTTAAATACTGA
- the LOC120084895 gene encoding poly [ADP-ribose] polymerase 2 isoform X2, translating into MANKLKVDELRTQLSQRGLDTSGTKPVLVRRLESAIREEENLLNGKDAVAVDGKKRGRDSEDAGNLNGSDLIRDVEKLREMKVQQLRDEAVRRGIASTGSKKELLKRICDDCENDKEEEAEDETDACKDGNVGKKEKIVTATKKGSAVLDQWLPDQIKTQYHVLQVGDEIYDAMLNQTNVGNNNNKFYVIQALESDGGGTYMVYTRWGRVGVKGQDNIQGPYTSLKSAIWEFEQKFFAKTKNNWSNRKEFICHPKSYTWLEMDYSENEKELSVSEKRGSTSEIQPRETQLDPCIAKFLSLICNISMMKQHMMEIGYNAEKLPLGKLSKSTVLKGYEVLKRIADVIGLSNRNLLEQLSGEFYTVIPHDFGFKKMREFVIDTPQKLKSKLEMVEALGEIELATKLLEDVNTMEEDPLYSHYQRLQCELLPVDVVSDEFSMVSKYAQNTHAKTHSNYTVEIVQIFRVSRKGEDDRFKKFSNTKNRKLLWHGSRLTNWTGILSQGLRIAPPEAPVTGYMFGKGVYFADMFSKSANYCYASKAANTGVLLLCEVALGDMVELLDANYNADKLPKGKLSTKGVGQTEPNHSEAVMLDDGVVVPLGKPKQNQRGCLVV; encoded by the exons ATGGCGAACAAGCTCAAAGTGGATGAACTTCGGACTCAACTCTCTCAACGTGGTCTTGATACTTCCGGAACTAAGCCTGTTCTG GTTCGTCGCCTGGAATCCGCCATTCGTGAAGAGGAAAATTTGTTGAATGGTAAAGATGCTGTTGCAGTTGATGGGAAAAAGAGGGGGAGAGACTCGGAAGATGCTGGAAATTTGAATGGAAGTGACTTAATTAGAGATGTCGAGAAGTTACGAGAAATGAAAGTACAGCAACTGCGAGATGAGGCGGTTCGTCGTGGCATTGCTTCTACTGGTTCAAAGAAGGAGTTGCTGAAGAGGATTTGTGATGATTGTGAGAATGATAAAGAGGAAGAAGCGGAAGATGAAACTGACG CATGCAAGGATGGGAATGTTGGCAAGAAGGAGAAAATTGTTACGGCGACCAAAAAGGGTTCAGCAGTGCTGGATCAGTGGCTTCCTGATCAAATCAAGACACAGTACCATGTTCTGCAAGTG GGTGATGAAATCTACGATGCCATGTTGAATCAGACTAATGTAGGAAACAACAATAACAAGTTTTATGTGATTCAAGCACTTG AATCTGATGGTGGTGGTACTTACATGGTTTATACCAGGTGGGGAAGAGTTGGTGTGAAGGGACAAGACAATATACAAGGTCCTTACACATCACTTAAAAGTGCAATATGGGAGTTTGAACAAAAATTCTTTGCTAAAACCAAGAATAATTGGTCTAACAGAAAAGAGTTTATTTGTCACCCAAAGAGTTATACCTGGTTGGAGATGGACTACagtgaaaatgaaaaagaattatCA GTCAGTGAGAAACGTGGATCTACCTCAGAGATTCAACCTCGTGAAACTCAACTTGATCCATGCATTGCAAagtttctctctctcatttGCAACATTAGTATGATGAAGCAACATATGATGGAAATAG GGTACAATGCTGAAAAGTTGCCCCTTGGAAAGCTGAGCAAATCTACAGTTTTAAAG GGTTATGAGGTCTTGAAGAGGATTGCTGATGTGATTGGTCTGTCAAACAGGAATCTACTTGAGCAACTAAGTGG GGAATTTTACACTGTAATTCCGCATGACTTTGGATTTAAGAAGATGC GTGAATTTGTAATTGACACTCCTCAAAAATTGAAAAGCAAGTTGGAAATG GTTGAGGCATTGGGTGAAATTGAGCTAGCTACAAAATTGTTGGAGGATGTTAATACTATGGAG GAAGACCCTTTGTATTCTCATTACCAACGCCTTCAGTGTGAACTGTTACCAGTTGACGTTGTTTCTGATGAATTCTCTATG GTTTCCAAGTATGCACAGAATACACATGCAAAAACACATTCAAATTATACCGTTGAGATTGTTCAAATATTTAGGGTATCAAGAAAAGGAGAAGATGACCGTTTCAAGAAG TTTTCTAATACAAAGAACAGGAAGCTCTTATGGCATGGTTCTCGGCTTACAAATTGGACTGGCATTCTGTCCCAAG GTTTACGTATAGCTCCACCTGAAGCACCTGTAACAGGATATATGTTTGGGAAGGGGGTCTACTTTGCTGACATGTTCTCAAAAAGTGCAAATTATTGTTATGCATCTAAAGCCGCCAACACTGGCGTTCTGCTTTTATGTGAG GTTGCGCTCGGTGACATGGTTGAACTTTTAGATGCAAACTACAATGCTGACAAGTTGCCCAAGGGCAAGCTGAG CACAAAAGGAGTTGGACAAACAGAACCGAACCACTCCGAAGCTGTGATGCTTGACGATGGCGTGGTCGTTCCCTTGggaaaaccaaaacaaaatcaGCGTG GGTGCCTTGTTGTATAA